The Tursiops truncatus isolate mTurTru1 unplaced genomic scaffold, mTurTru1.mat.Y mat_scaffold_842_arrow_ctg1, whole genome shotgun sequence DNA window ctccccaccccaggaatCTAAAGAGCTTCATTCACTAGGAAGTGTGCTACCTGATGCTTCCCTCCTGCAACTTCCACCCTGGAAAACCAAATAATCCCCGGACACTGGCCTCTCACACTGCCCTATGCCATCTCTTGGTCACATGACTGCTTATCACCTAAGTTTCTCTGTGATTATCTCTATCTTCAGCAAGCTCCCCCTGAGACCAGAACCAGCTTCGGCCCCAGACTCGGGGATAAAGTCCCACCCAATACCAGTGTCCACGGGGGAGATTCCTCAATTATCATGAGACTGTCAAAGCAGTTTATGGGTCTAGGACAGACAAAAGTGATAAATGTGTGGTAGTTAGTTACACGCGCTCCAAGCCTTTCTCAGCCTCTAATATGGATGACCACTCATGCTTAACAGCGAGGAGTGTAACAGCACTTCCTTAGCCACAGTTTGGGAGAAAAATCAGACTAGCAACCCTGATTGAGAATAAAAAGTGAGGTGCCCAAGGAAGCCTGGCGGgtttcccagcccctcctgcttTTCACCAGAAATCAAGATTTCCCAGGGACAGGCCAAACGCAAGTTATCAAGATGACACCTAGGCCGTGGCCAGTTTTAGAGGCAACTAACTAAAAACAAGCTGTAGACACTCTGAGTAAACTTCATGTTGTGTAAGTTTTATCCcaataaaaactgttacaaaaaaaaaaacaagaaaaaacaagataCAGAACCACCTACAGCCAAATTCACATCTGTCAGAATCACaaactgtatgtatgtatgtgtgtgtgtgtgtacatatgtatctTCCACACCAGGATACAATGTAGAACACACTAACCAAGTCTACTGATTACATCTTACACTTAGACACTGTTTCAACTTTTGGTGATGTTCTCTAAGCTTCCCCTGGAATCCTCATTCCATCCCCATCGCTGAACTCACCTGAACTCTGGAGCCTGCCCTCCAGTCCCACCTATGGTGGGAGGCCTCTGACCATTTGCTCATTTGAAGAAGTATTATCAGTACCTGCTATGAGGCTGCTTGTGCAGATTAAATAATGTACACCAAGAGCTTAGAAAAAGGCATTCAGTGAGCTTTATATAATACCAGCTATCTTAATATTTTTGCCACTTGACAATCTAAGAGGTCCTACTAAAATTTGATCATGTCAATCATTCCTTCCGAAAGCCCTCCATTAACTCTCCATCTCAAAGTAGAAATTTAGAACTTTAAGAGTCTAAAAGATGATAAATTCTGTCACGTGTaccttaccacaatttttttagtCACTGTAATTACTATACGATCTGTACCCTCTCCAAAAtcacctggaatgttcttccctgtGAAATCCACAGGGAAGAAATCCTGTGGATTTCTGAAATCCTGTTCAGACCTTGAGCAAATGTCCTTGACCACCACGTTAAAGCAGGCAAGTGTACGCAGTAAAGCTCGCTCCCTGCTAGAACCATCCGACATTTCAGAAATTTCAGTCTACTCCCACCCCCAGTAAACAAGACACATAAGCAGTACTGTTTTGCTACACTGTGTACAGCTAGAGCCAGGTGGCCAAGCTTGCTGAGCACTGTTAGTTCTAAtcaagaggaaactgaagcccaacgTTCCCCATACACACCTTCAAACAGACGCCGCGGGTCTTTCTCATCCAGCGTCAGCAGCTCCCGGGCAGCCTTGCGGATCTTGGCCAGGGTAAATTTGACCCTCCAGACCTCACGTTTGTTCCGGAGCCCATACTCGCCTGCAAAGAATGGGCGAACAAGTTCAGTCCCACGGACTAGTGAAAAGGATTGGTAGTTTCGGGGTACAGAAAATCTAAACAACGAACGATCCCGAATTTGGCGAAGAGGGAGGGGGACACACCGAAGGGATTCCAGTAGAATGAGCACGTGGGCAGCCTCACCCACGTGTTAGCTTCCCCGGCCCGggaagcagaaactctgcattAGTCACTCACCGATCAGCTTCAGCTCTTGGTCGAGGCGGGACTTCTCGAAGGGTCTCCGCGGGGTCACATAGGTTTTGCGACAAACCCAGCTCCGGGCCACCGGCATGCTGGCTCTACTTGCCCGTCTGTGCGGAATGGAGAGTGGACAGTGAGGACTCGGAACAGCGCCTGCGCAGTCCCACAACTCAGCTAGAACCTCGCGGCGCCCAGGAAAATATCGCGAGAACCGTCCCTCAAGCTTTTATAACCGATACCATTCCTACTACTCTACAACCACCTTCATCTCACCTGCATCTTCTTTAGCGAACTCATTAAAGCTCGGATGGTCCGCAAGACCCTACAACCCACACCCGGAATAAAGAACACAGCGCTACACCTCACCTTCCCGCCCGCTTCGGTAACCGAGAAAGAGGCGCACGCGTCCCCCGGTCGCGCTCTTATAGCAGCGCCGCCGTCTTGTGACGCCAGCACGCGCAGCGCCCGCCTGCACCAATCAGAAAAGACGTTGGCGGGCGGAAAAAGCAATAGAGACGAGAGGTTGGGCCAGAGCGGCGTGCTAAGTTGGGAGGACCCCGTCTCTAGCTGACAAGGTGTGGGAGCGTCGTCAGGTGAGAAGTGAGGACTCCTCTCCGCCCTCGGGTGGTTACTTAAGTGCCGTCAGCTAGCCTCTGAGTCGCGGTATAAAGTTGGAGTATTCACCGCTACCGCCACTAGACTTCAGCCGGCTCCGTCTCTGTGAAAAGATCCCCAGACGGTTGGAGCTGTGCGAAATCAAAGCTCCTTCCAGAAGATAATGTTATATccatgaataatgaaaaaaatcatttttcatatCAGAATGTCAACCCGAAGCACAGCCAGAAGCCAGTCTGCCCTTTTGAACCCTAAAACAAATCCTCTACTCGTGAAGCTTTGAGCCTTAGGGgaacagggaaaaaataataataaagtagatCATTTCAGAGTGgtgctctgaagaaaataaattactgatAATGACTTAGGGAAAATGGTACTCCAGATAGGATGGTCAGGGAAGCCTCTTTAAGAAGgtgactgacttttttttaacttaagaccCAATGATTAAAAGGCTTTGTGCCTCTTTATCAAAGACAGCAGTTTACATCCTGAGGTTTCCTTTGGGTTTCCAGAACAGGGAAAATGTTCTGACACCTCTTGTTATAAACCTGGAGCAAGTTATACATTGTTTTTTGATCTCCTCAGCCAACATCTTCCTCTCAGGATTATTTCCTCTAGTCCTTTCCTCTCTGGGATAATCCCATTCACACCAATGACTTTCTTTATCGCTGTTAGATAATATTTAATGAACACTCTAAATGTGCTAGGCTTTGGGCTAAACACcttatgggttttttgtttgtttgtttttgttttgttttgtttttaattcgtGTGACCCATGATTTCCATTACTAAAAATAGTAACAGGTAACATTCTGGAATATTTACTATGTATCAGGCCCTGTTCTCAGaactttacatatgttaacttacttaatacatatttaaggAGGACTCTCAGAGAAGTTGCCCTCCCTGATAGTAATACTTTTATAGATGCTTGCTTAAGGAGCACTAATACTATTATCCTATTTTATAGAGGCAGATACTGAGGCACCAAAAAGTGGTTACAGAACTTGCCCAAGACTGCACAAAGTGGAAATAAATTAAGACTGACCGGATGAGAACAAGCAAAGGCTATCTATTCAGCGTAAGGGCGTCAGTCACCATCACTCAtgttttggcagagactcaaaggcaggcagaggtgTGGGAAAGCTATatagcagaaaaaaaggaaaggcttcAGGTGTCCCAGATTGGAGGCTGTCGTCATGGAGAAGCTAGACATGGGCAGACTAGAAGTTAGGTACCCTATGCGATTGGTTGGGGTACAtatttggctttcttttcttGGTCCTAAATTGGAAGTGGGGCCAAAATTAGTAGAGTTGTGAATTACTAATCAAGTCCTGGCCCTTTTGGACCTATTGTTGTAGGGGTTATTATTTGGCCCCTTGGATTGTTACTTCCTACAAGCCTGCCTTATAGCAGCCTGGCTTCCTgagctgtttttgtttattgaagtatagttgatttacaatattgtgttagtttcacttgtacagcaaagtgattgagttataaatatatatttttttcagattcttttccattataggttattacagatattgaatatatttccctgtgctatacagcaaatc harbors:
- the RPS9 gene encoding small ribosomal subunit protein uS4 isoform X2, with the protein product MPVARSWVCRKTYVTPRRPFEKSRLDQELKLIGEYGLRNKREVWRVKFTLAKIRKAARELLTLDEKDPRRLFEGNALLRRLVRIGVLDEGKMKLDYILGLKIEDFLERRLQTQVFKLGLAKSIHHARVLIRQRHISPWR